From a single Sediminibacterium sp. KACHI17 genomic region:
- a CDS encoding amidohydrolase — protein MRKTLLLLGLAVLVLSSMKKETVIIDTADQLYINGHIWTADPSQPFVEAMAVKGDKILEVGTNADINKLKKAGTKVVDLKGKMIMPGFNDGHVHFLSGSLGLTVVDLVEAKTMKEALQMIADYASKHPELPWITGGGWQYSLFPNGLPTKQMLDAIVPDRPVYLKAYDGHSGWANSKALSIAGITKETNFQGFGELVKDKNGEPTGAFKESATGLVTKFIPSPDKKAKYNALLTGLKYAASLGITSMQNASGSKEEYELYDSLLRTGKLTVRTSIAFSAGRNPKEEDVQLWKQIRSQNKQPEWLKTDAIKFLLDGVIESHTAVMIDPYADLLKADSIYRGSYAIPLEQYEKWVKRLDQEGFQLYTHAIGDASVRAVLNAYEKAMELNGQQNKRHRIEHIEMTTTIDIERFHRLGVLPSMQPIHADPGTIDIWSKAVGEQRLPLAFPWASFLQQKSRLVFGSDWPACISLNPIRGIHNAVNRMTTDGKPTGGWIPAQRISLQEALYAYTAGAAYGSFDESQKGQLKKGYLADFIVLSQDLFRINPEDIHKTKVQLTVVGGKEVYRVENF, from the coding sequence ATGAGAAAAACATTACTTCTGCTGGGATTAGCGGTATTGGTTTTATCGTCAATGAAAAAAGAAACAGTCATTATTGATACGGCTGATCAACTATATATCAATGGACATATTTGGACGGCTGACCCTTCTCAACCTTTTGTTGAAGCAATGGCTGTAAAAGGGGATAAGATACTAGAAGTTGGTACAAACGCCGATATCAACAAACTAAAAAAGGCTGGTACAAAAGTGGTCGATCTTAAAGGTAAAATGATAATGCCGGGATTTAATGACGGACATGTTCATTTTCTGTCCGGCTCACTGGGTTTAACGGTAGTCGACCTTGTTGAAGCCAAAACAATGAAAGAAGCTTTACAGATGATTGCAGACTATGCTTCTAAACATCCCGAGTTACCTTGGATCACTGGAGGGGGCTGGCAGTATAGTCTGTTTCCGAATGGATTACCCACCAAGCAAATGTTGGATGCGATCGTTCCTGATAGACCTGTTTATCTGAAAGCATATGATGGTCACAGCGGTTGGGCCAATAGTAAAGCATTATCTATTGCTGGCATTACAAAAGAAACCAATTTTCAAGGCTTTGGTGAGTTGGTAAAAGATAAAAACGGAGAGCCGACAGGTGCTTTCAAAGAAAGTGCGACCGGTTTGGTGACAAAATTCATTCCTAGTCCAGATAAAAAAGCAAAATACAATGCACTACTTACCGGATTAAAGTATGCGGCAAGTTTAGGTATCACAAGTATGCAAAATGCCAGCGGGTCTAAAGAAGAATATGAATTGTATGATTCGCTTTTACGGACGGGAAAATTAACAGTCAGAACCTCTATTGCATTCAGTGCTGGAAGAAACCCTAAAGAAGAAGATGTACAACTCTGGAAACAGATTCGATCTCAAAATAAACAACCTGAATGGTTGAAAACAGATGCTATAAAATTTTTATTGGATGGGGTGATTGAGTCTCATACTGCCGTAATGATTGATCCGTATGCCGATCTCTTAAAAGCAGATAGTATTTATAGAGGTAGTTATGCTATTCCACTGGAACAATATGAAAAATGGGTAAAAAGATTGGATCAAGAGGGCTTCCAACTCTATACGCATGCGATCGGAGATGCTTCTGTGCGTGCTGTGTTGAATGCTTATGAAAAAGCCATGGAGTTGAACGGACAACAAAATAAAAGACATCGTATCGAACATATTGAAATGACAACGACGATTGATATCGAAAGATTTCATCGTCTTGGCGTATTGCCATCTATGCAACCCATTCATGCTGATCCCGGAACCATTGATATATGGAGTAAAGCAGTAGGGGAACAAAGATTGCCTTTGGCTTTTCCATGGGCTTCTTTCTTACAACAAAAAAGTAGATTGGTGTTTGGAAGTGATTGGCCGGCTTGTATCAGTTTGAATCCTATCCGAGGCATCCATAATGCTGTCAATAGAATGACAACCGATGGTAAACCAACAGGAGGATGGATTCCTGCACAACGTATCAGTCTACAGGAAGCATTATACGCATACACAGCAGGAGCGGCTTATGGCTCATTTGATGAATCTCAAAAAGGACAACTCAAAAAAGGGTATCTGGCAGACTTTATTGTACTCTCACAAGATTTATTTCGTATCAATCCGGAAGACATCCACAAAACAAAAGTACAGTTAACAGTGGTGGGTGGAAAAGAAGTATATCGCGTAGAAAATTTTTGA